The nucleotide sequence ATTCATTGCCTCTAAAATTAACCAACTCAATCCAAACCGCTTTAACTTTTCTCCAAACACACACACGTCTCAGATCTTCTAAACCTTTTTGTCTACTCATCTATTCCAACATCCATACCTATTGCTTCAGTTTTACAggaattgttttatttatttttttattaactgtttgatCATACATCTCGCTCTGATTTGTTAATGGCGTCGAATTTCGAACGTTGGGAGAAAGATCCCTTCTTTTCTGCTGCTGAAGAAGTTCAGGAATCTGCCGACAGGTATCTGCTTTTTGAGAtttgtgaattagggtttctGGTGCAGATCTGTGTTTATTACTTTATTTAATTGTTACTGAAATTGTTTAATTGGTTTGTTGTTTAAGGATGGAATCTACATACAGAACATTGATTCACGCATTGAAAGAACCTTCTGTCTGGAAGACCGAAGAGCTTCGAAGGGATTTACGAACCGCCCTTGGCACTGCTAAATGGCAGGTAATtgatacacacacacatatatataggattTGTAGCTTGCTGTTTGACATGAATTTGTTATGATATTGGTTATATTAGAGAGCATGTAGTTACAGTTTGTGACAGTTAGTTTGTTAGACGGTTATATTAGAAAGCATGTTATTACACTTTCACTTTGTTAGACAGTTATAGTTTGTTGCATAATACCTGTTTGGTTTTAGATTAATTGTTAAGTTTGTTGCAGTTGGAAGAATTTGAAAAGGCGGTTGAAAACAGTTACAATAAATCCTCATGCAATGATACGAAAACCCGACATCGCGAATTCATTACCGCAATGGAGAACCAAATTTCAAAGGTTGAAAAATGTTTAAACGAATCGACGGTTACCGCACAAAAGCCACCTCGGCCGTGGGTGCATCTAGATGAAAGAGAAAGCAAGGAACTTGCATCGTTTCTTTCGGGAGAACCTGCGGAAGTTTGCTTTAATGGTGATCGAACACAGAAACAAGACGTAGCTGACCGGTCAACACCCGCATGCTCCAACAATCAGTCTAGCGAAAACAAGTTTTCTAAGCATAGAAGGACAGCAAGTGCGGGTGCCGACCTTGTTTCCTGGAATATTGAGGTTGCTGATGATGTTTCTGTTGGCGGTGTTGTTGGAAAAACAGAACAACCGCCTCGGAAAACACCAAGTCTTTCAGGGTTTTTAAATACCATGGAATTTGCATCGAAATTGCAACTGTCAAAGAATGGTTACAGGAAACTGAAGCCTGTGGATTACAAATTGCCTGAGACTCAGCCTGTGAGCAGAGTAAGTGTTTCATATGCAATTGTGTTATATATTGATACAGAATGTTATATTTATACTGatgatattttatttttgtttaaagGGTTGTTATGAAAGGAGTAAGAGCTGCCTTGAGAGTGACGATGATTGTTACCAGAAGCAACTTTACGGGTGGTATGGTGCTATACAAAGACAACTTCAAAGATCACAGTATTATGTGCAGTATAATCGGCCTACTCAAATGATATTTTGGGCGCTTGTTCTGATTTTCTTGTTTGGTAAGTTTGCTTTTCTTTGACATAATGAAGGTTATTATGATCATAGATTTGGATAGTGCCAGACAGTTGATATATCTTTGATGAATTTAGGGTAATAAGAATTAAGAAGTAAATATGTTATTGAACTTGCTTGCAAACACCAATGTTTTGATAAATTTAGGATGATAAGTGTATAGGCAGAGATGAATTATGTCGCGTAGTTGTAATCTGCCATGAAAAAAATTGAATCCAAATTGATAATTTTGTTATTGTAATAAAGAGACAAATGGCTAGTGTGTTATTAGCTCATATATCCCTTTTTTTGGTTGCAGCAGTAATTACGGTGCTTGTGATCTGAACCGGAGCTCTGGTCTAACCATTACCCACCCGGATCCCACATTAGCAATTAAGAACCATAATTTGCAGGCGAATTGAGTCAATGTATCCAGCTCTCTTCAGCTGCAGATTCATATTCTTCTAAAAATACTGTTATGTAAATGTAAACTGTAGATCTTTAGGGTGAACACCTATGCCCTTTTTTGCTGTAATTGTTCCACTTGAAATggcattatatttttttaaataaaatgactTCTTTTTATTTCAATCCACAAATATATTTCTAGTAATCAGAATAGCATAACTCCACTAAATGTGGCCATGTAAACTAACAATGGCTGACAATGTCAACTTGTTTAATGCATGTCGAGAAATACATAAAAGAACTAATTCTGAGAAAGCTCGCGGCTGCGCTTTGTAGCAGCGACAACCGCATTCATCAGTATCCCACGGAAACCAGACTTCTCGAGCTCGTGAACTCCGGCTATGGTGGTTCCGCCTGGTGAAGTTACATCATCTTTAAGCTGACCTGGATGCTTCCCTGTCTGGGTAGCCATAGATGCTGCTCCCAGAACCTGAAACAATCAACACTTGACAATCACTCAcccttttttcttttatttaaaagAAGATGAATGAATAAAAACGTACGGTTTGAGAGGCTAAACCAAGTGCAAGTTCCCGTGGTAAACCTGCAGCTACAGCTCCATCAGCCAAAGCTTCgatcaccaaatatatatatgcTGGACCGCTCCCACTGTAATTAAGAAAAAATGTTTGGGTTAAATAATCAGATTATTCCTTGGTGTTattaatataaattataaaatgaAAGAGACATACATACCTCAAGCCGGTGACTGCATCAAACAGTTTCTCCTCAGCTTTCCAAACTTTACCCACTGCTCCAAATAACTTGGCTATTATTTCACCATCTTCTTGTGTTGCACCTGCTCCCAAACTCATAACTGCACAACATGCTATGTTTTAGACAATATTTATTGCGCATATTATTTGAGAAATTTTTTTAATCATAGACCCTTAAATCTTTTCAACTTTAAGGTTATGCTTCATACTGCAAACCAACAATTTCAAGAAGGTTGTCATTTGTTTATTGACGTGTGAAACATTAATGAGCCTCAGAAACATTTTCGCTTGCATAACTTATCAACTATCATATAATTCTATAGATTACCATGAATCTAATGTGAAGATACTATAAAACATGAAAAACCTCATCATTCCAAGTGTTGAAACAGTGACAGCCACCTTCAGTCATAAACTCATTCAATTTAAAAATATAGCTTATGAAATCAGGTCTGTTTTGAGTAAAATAAGCACCTTCACATGGTATACCTAAGGGTGCGTTTGGTTTGGTTCGCAGGAATACCATGGAAattaaggtagcgttcgtttcatggaatggaattaggaagtttttctttgtaaaattgatcttggttgggggaggtaggaatttgaaatcccatgaatttctttaatcaatgaattttgtgactatttcaacattccattccattccttcattagagtgaaggatttctaaggaatgttgaaatagtcacaaatttcattgattaaagaaattcatgggatttcaaattcctccctcccccaaccaagatcaattttacaaagaaaaacttcctaattccattccattccattccatgaaacgaacgctacctaagaGAATTGGAATCTGAATTCCATCTCTTACGATGTTTGGTTCACATaatttgatggaattggaatctcaaatCTAATCTTTATATGTCTGGTTGACGATGGAATTGAAATTTGgcatgaattccttcaaattccttactaaaggaattcaaaatccttcctatatgtgaaggaattaaagtaaattcattggaatcttcgaccgtttcgacccgtaccgtttcgatccggaccgtttcgacccgtactatTTCGATCCAAACCGTTTCGACCTGTGCCGTTTCAACTCAAAGCGTTTCAACCCATACACCGTTCCGACGCGAATCGTTTCGACCCGAAGTGTTTAGACGTGGACcattcgacccgtaccgtttctaCGCGAACCGTTTTGACCTGAACTGTTTAGACGCGAAacgttttgacccgtaccgtttccaccgaaaccgtttcgacccgttctGTTTTCACCCGTACCGTTTCCACCTGAACCAGGGTTGTGGGTGCCggggtgatggattccaattcGTTTGACgaccaaacaaaacaaaaatggaattgagattccaattgcaattggaatgtttaaattccaaatccaattccttcaaattctaattcctatgcaaattccaattccaaaacATTCCTtgaaccaaacgccccctaaaTAATTAAGGTTAATGCTatatttaaaacaatgttattttagtACTGCTAAACAATTTTTGGGTAAAGCCAAATTACAACCTCATGATGGAAACATATGTATCAAACCAACTAAAATAttgaaacataaaaagtaaagaTAAAACCCATACCAGACGCTCCTTCACCTACAGCAGAAGGGGTATTTGGCATTACCCTAATGAAGCGATCATGACCAGCCCATTCCTGCATCACACACAATCACTACTATAAAATACCTTTAAAGACTAGAATTTAAAATATAGCACATGCTCGATAAATCAAACACTTGGTAAAAaacatattatcacataatcagCAAATATTAGATCATAACTTCAGTAAAGAAAAAAACAATCGTCAAACCTGAAGATCTTTCAATTTGATACCAGCAGCTACCGACACCAGTAACTTTTTCTCAGATAGGAGTGGTCTCAGCTGCGAAATAGCATCTTTAGCtgcggcaaaaaaaaaaaaacaaaacacaattaaTTTTCAATTTCATTTAGTCTATTAATGATCCCTGTATATTTTCCATCCAGTTTAGagagcatggaagaagataaaCACATTTCAATACAGCACATTTATGTTATTAACAGTACGGTTGATCACTTGCTAGAAACTAAGTTATTTATTATCTTTGTGAGTTTAGGAAGTAGGTCCTGAAATATAAAAGGCAAAAGAGTAACGCACTTATAAGCTAGTGTGTTCCCATCATCACTAATACAAAATCTTAGCTTCACCGCCATTTATAGCTGAATAGTTTCAACATAGCAAAGTTGATCAAAATCAACAATTTTAGAAGCAAGTTTTTCCATTATAGCCATTTACCAGACCTTATCCTACTCTCTTCAATCTTCATAATGGGTCATGTTGTGGAGGCTGTGTAAGTGTGTTATATTGTATTGTTCTTATTATTAATATCCACATAATGTTCAGGGACAGGGAGAAGGAAATACATATAGAACAGTGCAAATCATATCTAGtaaacagtaaaaaaaaaaataaataaaatgctATAGGGTACTTGACCATATGCAATATAATTTAGCACTAGAATTGCATATAACAACAAATATAGGAATGAAAAATAGGGAAATACCAACTTGTGGCTTGACAGAGAAAATCACCACATCACAGTTTTCAACAACCTGAAAGGATGTAGAAACACTGAATCAATAAACACACATACATAGGGCCTAATAAAAATTCCATTCCAGTTAATATATCTAATTGACATGCACAAAAGAATCTTTTGCTCTAAAAACCCAATCTGGTGAAATAAAGTAATACTAAACCTGATTGTTGTGTTGGGCAACACTGACGCCGATGGATTCGAAAGCAGCACGTCGAGCTCCTTTGTGAGCAGTTTGAATACGAGAAGCGGGGAGAACACCGGATTTGATGGCGCCTTTGGCTATACTCTCCGCCATTTTACCGGCTCCGATGAACCCTAACTTGTACGTATCGGCAGGAATAGGTTGAACCGAAGACATTGTTGCTGAACACTTAACAGACGAGTGAAAGCAGAGTATTATTATAAATCAGTAGCCCCTGCCTGCCTCAATGATCGGAGACTAATAACCTACTGCTGTTAAAGATGGATACATATCTACATGGGCCGGACTGGGCCGGGATTGGCTTATAGTTTTAGAATTTCAACATAACTAACTACTATTAACCACCTCGCGTTGCGGCGGGTCACAACAATTAACTtggcgtgttaatgcgaataacttagaccgaaacgtaaaacgtagaaaagtATATCTAAGTTGATCAAGGACCCGTGCGTTGCGAGGAATCTGTCAAACGtaaaaaaaaaatagacgacgtaaaaacgttgaaccacacaaaCGGtgtgccgtgttaactcgcaaaatttaaacgaaacgtaaaacggaAATTTTACGTAAGATGAAAAGCGTatgggaccaaagttgaaagtacaaaagttgtgaggttaaatttgtaaaagatgaaaGTTTTTGTGTTACAAGTAAGAAAGAAGCAaattgttttgggttaaaaatgaaaaatcaaatgtTTTTTTAAAACCTCCCAAAGTATGAGGTACATACATGTATGCATACAAATGTTGTAAATTTACAATGTGTTCGATAGTTTACTAatggaaggaaaggaaaagaaacaaaaagaaagtaaaaatattctgtgttccagagtttcacTTAAGGAAGGAAAAtaaaggaaaataaaacatgtcgtgttcccgagtttcatttaaggaaggaaaagaaaggaaatgaaaggaaaactaagctaaattctttagtttttctttccttccgattTGGGAGGAAATGGTGGGAAAGACATCTTTTTTTCCTTTCTtacttttactttcttttcttatcCCTCGTTAAGTTAACTTGGGAACAGAGCGTTAGAGTATCTAAATATTGATATTGATAGCAAGTGTGAgtaggggtgcaaatgagccgagcggctcgcgagctactcgagatcggctcgagaaaaagctcgaaatgagctgagccttatcgagcccgagccgagcttgagccaagataaagctcgtttgtttatcgagcccgagctcgagtcTCCCATGtaaagctcgttaggctcgtcgagccttatcgagccttagtgtaaacgagccgagtcgagccgagcttattcaaacttgtttacaaaccgacctcgaacctaaaaataagcttatttagtaaacgggcctgagcccgagcttcacttatcgagctcgcgagcctaaaaagtctattatttatattatttttatttaatatattaattaacagataataaacgagccgagcccgagccgagctcgagcttaagaaaatacaaacgagccgagctcgagccttgaaaacaaagctcgaatcgagccgagctcgagcccgagctcacataagttaatcgagctcgagctcaagcctggtcaagctcgggctcggctcggctcgtttgcacccctaagtGTGAGATTTGAAGTTTTGAACACCTTGTTCTTGTCTTTTAATCAAAGAAAGCCCGTGTCGCAGACTTGATCGCTTCAATTATTCCGTTATTATCTTAAGAGACTAAAACtagtggtgcacaaaaaacccAAACCCGGACCCGGACTCGAAaaaaaacccggaaccgggtattataaaacccaggttttttatacccgaacccgaccctacccgtagggtagggaccgggtatgcatatttgatctaaaacccgaacccggaaccgggtttttttatacccggttttataaatacccgaacccgaacccggaaccgggttttataaatacccggaaccggtttttaaaaaaaacccgATTTTGATGTAATCTTCTTTAATTatgtatgcattaagacttctaGTTCTTATGATTTAACAAAATTATGTATGCACTTTGATGTAATCTTGTTTAATTATTAGGTTTCTAATGATATTTGCCACCGctacttaattatttaatatatttcatTACAAGTATTACAAGTGGAAACAAATATGCCAATATATGTTGGCCCTTCTATTTTCTTTgttggcaaaagatcaaatacaaataatcttaacatactaaacatacaaattgaaggaaaacccaaaaagacaaggtggcatttttgtaattaccaccaactatcaaagttacaaccaaaaatacctaaaaaaacacaatttttttttaacattttttattaaaaaatcgctacatttcgttagcaaaaaaaaaaaaaaaaaaaaaaaattttttttggctgctactaaaagtagcgattttttaataaaaaatgttaaaaaaataaaataaaataatttgtgtgtttttttttatttttttagatttttttaggttttttgaggggtttagtttttagcattttagcttgggttgggggtgggggggtgggggggggtttaggtttttttaggtttttgggggtgggggggggttaggtttttttaggtttttgggggtggggggggggggttaggtttttttaggtttttggggggtggggggtttaggttttttttgggggtggggggagtggttaggtttttttaggtatatttgtagagtaactttgatagttattgataattacaaaaatgccacattgtctttttgagttttccttcaatttgtatgtttagtatgttaagattatttgtacaagaactttaccctttctttgtttgtttaatatCATTATTAGTTTTTGTATTTAATAAATTGTGCCTCTGTTTATAAAGTTCAAGAATAACCACATGAAGAACTATAAATTGTGCCTCTGTTTATAAATTGTGCCTTTGTTTATCAATAGATTTGATGTCTATGTGTGAGAGTTATGTTTGATACATTTTATAAGCATAGTTCCGGTCGGGTTTTTTTAATACCCGGTGCGGGTTTTTTCCCAACCCGATGcatacccgaaccctacccgatgAATACCCGAACCGGACCCGAACCCGgaaatagggtattataatacccgggttttataaaacccgacccgaaccctacccgaacccgggtatatagggtatacatttttggtagagaacccggacccggacccgacccggtttttaaaaaaacccgattttgtaaaacccgatcctacccgaacccgatcctacccgaaacccggtttttaaaaaaacccgatttgtgcaccactaACTAAAACTGCTTTGTTGGATAGCGATTGGACTTCAAGTGGCGGGTTGGGCTTTTGATAGGAAGCTTTCTTCTTTTCTGTTTTTTGTTGCTAGATTTTTCTTGGGCTGGTTGTGGCTGCTCAGTGGTTTGGGTCGTATGTGCCACTTTGTGATTGGGCCTTGCATGGTCTGCATTGTCTAGGTTGGGTCTTGCATGGTCTCTTGGGTTTCTTAGTGATTTGGGCCGGTTTGGCGAGTTTTGTTTGCCTATTTTGGGCGGTTCCATAGTTGGTTTTTGCTTTGGTTTGGCCTTGCTTAGTTTGGGCTAATCCAAAGTTTTCTTTTGTATTTATTGTTCTTTATATTACTAAAGTTTGTCCGGTTCTGTTCCATCTTCCAAAAAAATTGGTTTGTCGGAGAATGTGAGTTCATTGATGCACTCTACAGCATGTAGTTAGAATTAGATAAGAGGTGTACATTTCAgggtttttttagcaaaactcaTTATGGAGGGAAATATTCAAACCCTATACAAATCACTTGGTTCAGGTTGAAACCGATTAAAACCAATTTTTCAAATGGGTCAAGCTGGTTTTAGTGACAAAAGTAGGAACCGATATAGAAGCTGGTGGTTTAGGTCAGGTTGGAATTGGTATGGGTCAAACCGGTTCAGGTGTGGTATCTGGTCGGTTTAGGAACCGGCTTGGAAATCCAAACCGTTGTTTTTGCACATCTCTAGTTAGAATGGCCACTTGCAACATCTTCTTTTTAACCTCGTTGTCTTTAACCATTTCCTGATGTGACGAAAAGTCTTTGATCATGAAAGCAAACAGTGGAGGATTTCACACCAAGAACTCTAACCCACTGCCAAATAATGGATGCATAGTAGCCTGAGATTAGTACCTGTTCCATGGTCTACAAACCTTCACCACACATCTGGTATGCCATGGAACCAAAGTGCCATTTCTTTTGCCCAAAGCTGCAAGTGTTGATAGTCTTTTCATTTCAGCCCTCCACCTCGATTACGTTGACTTCAAAGGGGCCCATCTATTCcatcaaaaaataaaataatctcCACCACCAATAGTATCATTGACTTTTTCCTAAAGCTACAGGTGTTGTAAGTTGTAACATATGTTTATTTAGtaaccatcactagtgatgagGTTACGGGTATTTAAGTTATACCTATAGTGGGTTCGGGTGAGTTTTCTCCTCCAGGTTTCAAGTTCAAATTTGGGTGACAAGGGTTTCTCATTGAagggtttaaattggggatctattgtgcgagggggctctctagcgcggacccagttaagacaacgtatgctagacctcccgacattcgcgAATAACTCACAccattaaaataatatatgtatttACTGAAATGATGTAATCATGGTTATCTAAAGAAGTTGGCATGTTAAAACAGCTTAATAACTTGCAAACATGTAGTAAATAAGTTGATTTGCTACAAACGATATGTAATAAAGTCATAACTTAGTTGGACTTATTTGGGTATACGAAGAGGAGGCATAAGTCAACGTTAGAGCAACGGAAACACTTAACGTGGAGTGGTGGAGGAGTAGAGGTAGACCTAAACTGATTTGGGATGATTGGATTAGACGAGATTTAATAGAGTTGCACCTATTTGAGGACATGCTCCATGATAGAAGTTCACGGAGAAGTAGGATTAAGGTTATGGACTTTTAGCTAGCGGTACAAAtgcgttttatttttttagaggCTTAGATTTTTTCTAGGAGCGTGTGAGTTATTGTCTAGCTATATTTATCTATATATGTTTCTATTTTAATATTTCATCATTTCTTTGATTATTAGTATCTTCCTATCTTCTATATTATTATTTGTGACCGAAGGTCTCACACTCTCACTAGAAGCACTCTTAGAATAAGGGTAACGTCTACATGCTATTTTCTTTATACCCTGCTAATAATTTTGTTATGAGTGAGATTTACCGGGTATAATTGTTGTTACTAGTAGCATGTTTCTTATATATTTAGTATCGACCCAATTATTTACTACTGAATCcgaatataactcatttatttaaatCAACCATTTATAACCTAACCCAGAATCAGGTTCTTAGTGAAACTTACTTCAAACTCTCAAAACCAGTAATTAATAATGCAATTTTGTGTGTATTTACATATAAATAAAGTTAAAAGAAAGTTTTCAAAATTTGCTTTGATGACAATCGACACTAGTCCTCTCGGTTCTTGAATGTGTGTGTACGTGTGTTATACTGTTAGGGTGTCCGGGGCACCCTCGGTGACCCCATGCGGGGACCGGATTCACCGATCGGTGAGGGTGCCGCCGAAGGCGGGTGGAGGGTGATCGGGGAGGTGGGTCGGGGTGTAGTCACCGAAGAAGGTAGGGGGAGAGTGTGGGGCCATCATCTTTCCAAACTAATCAattatttcctttttttttttaataaaaaaccaagtcacctaagaggggagtgccgccatcaatttagggtgttagaggagtttaagaggggagttgacgtgacaTAAACGGATTGGGTAtacgtaagagaggggactcccctcttaggggagtgccccttacacccttatgtATGTATACACTTTGACACGTGGATCATCCTCCTGAATCCTCACCAACTTCATGAGAGTGGAAGCCAATTCATGTATTCAGCTTTATACTTTTTATCTTCTTTTTTAAAACAAGTGTTTGTTTTTAAAAGATAATGCAGAAGTACTAGAAGGGTGTGAGTTGGGACGGCAGTTTAGGTTCAACGTCGGCTGCTCTATCCCGGGCAAGCGCTTTGACGTGGGGATTGAGCCTGGCGTGGAACTCGAGGGGGGTGACATGGCTAGTTTTGGTTGGCTGATACGGTTAAACAATGCCCCTAACCCAAGCCcctccacaccccatagtcttAAGTAAACTAAGATTTGAAAACcctttaaaaataatttaaagaaaataaaagaaagaaCAAAATACATCTTGATCCAAATTCTATTCCATTAAACTCAGCAACCTTTCAATTCGAGCATTCTTGAACGTCTTTCAAGATTGTTCTTGAATACTTCTTTCCAACCGAAAGTATAACAACTAAGAATGACCCCCTTATCCTTTTTTTAAGTGAAGACGTCATTACTAAATAAGAAAATGCCAGATTTTGTTACATTGTCAAGAAAAATAAGAATTTTGTTTATAgactaaataaaaataattttttttcccGTCAAAACAAACCATAAACCGCCAACTGCCAAACGTTACtttttctatactaataaatgaaaaaaaaaataacacgTATCAATTTCTGGTTTATCCTCAtcttatttttcaatttcaactaaatataatttagataaaaataataattttttaatcaaattttgaattaataataatatataatttgtAATTTCTCTTTCTTTGTAGGAGATAGAAAGGTTGTTTTTCTTTGTAGAACCAGGTAAATATTTAAATTTTTATTCTTATTTAaattagatttagttaaattatttattaatattattattatttaatatttaataggaTACAGAAATAAGAAAATAATACTAAATCACAAACTTCACGGATAATATTTCATTGGTTCTACCACatgtatacatatgtgtatacataTGTTTCTAACCtaacaataaataaaaaacaaattaaaattttaataagtAAACAATACATCAAATTcaccatttatattatattacttgttatatacaattaggggaaggttcaaatgaaaaccactagttaacgcgaaaactcgaaaactaattaaaaaaagccaaaaaaacatgcaaaaaattttttttttttaaattttttttttcaatcaaattttcgcaggtttttttattaaaaaaaaaaaaaattttcaaaaaaaaaaaaaaaaaaaaaatttttgtgtagtgcacatgtgtaatactgcacatgtgtctgtgtactacacatgtgtattattacacatgtgcactacacaattttttttttttttttttttttttgaaaaaaagtttgttttttatatataaaaa is from Helianthus annuus cultivar XRQ/B chromosome 9, HanXRQr2.0-SUNRISE, whole genome shotgun sequence and encodes:
- the LOC110879320 gene encoding uncharacterized protein LOC110879320 isoform X2, with protein sequence MASNFERWEKDPFFSAAEEVQESADRMESTYRTLIHALKEPSVWKTEELRRDLRTALGTAKWQLEEFEKAVENSYNKSSCNDTKTRHREFITAMENQISKVEKCLNESTVTAQKPPRPWVHLDERESKELASFLSGEPAEVCFNGDRTQKQDVADRSTPACSNNQSSENKFSKHRRTASAGADLVSWNIEVADDVSVGGVVGKTEQPPRKTPSLSGFLNTMEFASKLQLSKNGYRKLKPVDYKLPETQPVSRGCYERSKSCLESDDDCYQKQLYGWYGAIQRQLQRSQYYVQYNRPTQMIFWALVLIFLFVITVLVI
- the LOC110879321 gene encoding pyrroline-5-carboxylate reductase, with product MSSVQPIPADTYKLGFIGAGKMAESIAKGAIKSGVLPASRIQTAHKGARRAAFESIGVSVAQHNNQVVENCDVVIFSVKPQVAKDAISQLRPLLSEKKLLVSVAAGIKLKDLQEWAGHDRFIRVMPNTPSAVGEGASVMSLGAGATQEDGEIIAKLFGAVGKVWKAEEKLFDAVTGLSGSGPAYIYLVIEALADGAVAAGLPRELALGLASQTVLGAASMATQTGKHPGQLKDDVTSPGGTTIAGVHELEKSGFRGILMNAVVAATKRSRELSQN
- the LOC110879320 gene encoding uncharacterized protein LOC110879320 isoform X1 gives rise to the protein MASNFERWEKDPFFSAAEEVQESADRMESTYRTLIHALKEPSVWKTEELRRDLRTALGTAKWQLEEFEKAVENSYNKSSCNDTKTRHREFITAMENQISKVEKCLNESTVTAQKPPRPWVHLDERESKELASFLSGEPAEVCFNGDRTQKQDVADRSTPACSNNQSSENKFSKHRRTASAGADLVSWNIEVADDVSVGGVVGKTEQPPRKTPSLSGFLNTMEFASKLQLSKNGYRKLKPVDYKLPETQPVSRGCYERSKSCLESDDDCYQKQLYGWYGAIQRQLQRSQYYVQYNRPTQMIFWALVLIFLFAVITVLVI